The Triticum aestivum cultivar Chinese Spring chromosome 3A, IWGSC CS RefSeq v2.1, whole genome shotgun sequence genome includes a region encoding these proteins:
- the LOC123061106 gene encoding presenilin-like protein At2g29900, with product MDPVADGPDPPGSAATVLDTLGEEVLAVMSPVSICMALVVLLITLLAPPSSSPSAPPPVTAATLVYLESPSDSPAQKLVGALLDAAVFVALVAVVTFILVALYYYRCTGFLKNYMRFSAFFVLFSMGGAIAVALLRRLDAPLDAPTALLLLFNASAVGVLSVFASAVPILVRQGYMVALAVIVAAWLSRLPEWTTWIMLLALAVYDLVAVLAPRGPLRMLVELASSRDDELPALIYESRPTVGPVETSSSYAPAMWSEESQHRDSAARSGPNLYDRVGQQDDSGPAMVEMRDLGSTSRDMATSNQAVTGQTSNQGGNAQHAVIQIEQREEEEETAPLVSAASANPTIANEEHTQISSSEPPEEEFEMFESSRGIKLGLGDFVFYSVLVGRAAMYDLMTVYACYLAIIAGLGCTLILLSICRHALPALPISIMLGVVFYFLTRLLMEPFVVGASTNLVMF from the coding sequence ATGGATCCCGTCGCCGACGGGCCGGACCCGCCGGGCTCCGCGGCCACCGTCCTCGACACCCTGGGCGAGGAGGTGCTGGCGGTCATGTCCCCGGTCTCCATCTGCATGgccctcgtcgtcctcctcatcacgctcctcgcgccgccctcctcctccccctccgcgCCCCCGCCCGTCACCGCCGCCACGCTCGTCTACCTCGAGTCCCCCTCCGACTCCCCGGCCCAGAAGCTCGTCGGCGCGCTCCTCGACGCCGCCGTCTTCGTCGCGCTCGTCGCCGTCGTCACCTTCATCCTCGTCGCGCTCTACTACTACCGCTGCACCGGCTTCCTCAAGAACTACATGCGcttctccgccttcttcgtcctctTCTCCATGGGCGGCGCCATCGCCGtcgccctcctccgccgcctcgaCGCCCCGCTCGACGCGCCCAccgcgctcctcctcctcttcaacgCATCCGCCGTCGGCGTCCTCTCCGTCTTTGCCTCCGCGGTCCCCATCCTCGTCCGCCAGGGCTACATGGTCgcgctcgccgtcatcgtcgccgcctgGCTCTCCAGGCTCCCCGAGTGGACCACCTGGATCATGCTCCTCGCCCTCGCCGTCTATGACCTCGTCGCCGTGCTCGCGCCAAGGGGCCCGCTCAGGATGCTTGTGGAGCTCGCCTCCTCCAGGGACGACGAACTCCCGGCGCTCATCTACGAATCACGCCCCACGGTAGGCCCAGTCGAGACTTCCTCCTCCTATGCTCCGGCAATGTGGTCCGAGGAGTCGCAGCACCGCGATTCGGCTGCCCGATCGGGTCCAAACCTGTATGACAGGGTGGGTCAGCAGGATGATTCCGGTCCTGCCATGGTAGAAATGAGGGATCTTGGCTCAACAAGCCGTGACATGGCTACCTCAAATCAAGCTGTAACAGGGCAGACATCAAATCAAGGTGGGAATGCACAGCATGCTGTCATTCAGATCGagcagcgcgaggaggaagaagagacagcTCCATTGGTGTCAGCGGCATCTGCCAACCCTACCATCGCCAATGAGGAGCACACACAAATTTCTTCATCAGAACCTCCCGAGGAGGAGTTTGAGATGTTTGAGTCTAGCAGGGGCATCAAGCTGGGACTTGGCGATTTTGTCTTCTACAGTGTGCTTGTGGGGAGGGCTGCCATGTATGATCTCATGACGGTCTATGCGTGCTACCTTGCCATCATCGCTGGGCTTGGCTGCACCCTCATCTTGCTGTCGATATGCAGGCACGCATTGCCCGCACTCCCGATCTCCATCATGCTGGGAGTCGTGTTCTACttcttgacgcggttgttgatggAGCCATTCGTTGTCGGTGCTTCGACCAATTTGGTGATGTTCTGA